The genomic window TGACATCACAAGGCGcgtgtctttttctctctgacttctctCTAAGTGATATCACAAGGCGcgtgtctttttctctctgacttctctCTAAGTGACATGACAAGgcatgtgtctttttctctctgaccTCTCCTGGTGTGATAACCTCTGGTCGCGCCCACATTGCTGCAGATTTTGCCAGGACAGACTCCAGGCGCGACTGCTCTCCTGCAGTGTGCATCTTCAAATGTCAGGACCTTTCTCACGTGCCCAGAAGCAGTGAACCAGACCATCATCAGAGTTACCCAGTTGTCTCAGGAACATCTTCCCACAGAAGCTTTGTTCTCATCCAGTCAGTTGAGATCTGAACACCTTCAGCCTTGTCTAACCGAGCAGAGCGGCCTCCGCGTCCTCTCGCTCCCTATGCTTCTGGTGGAGAAACGGTGCTGCTCATCCGATAGCCTGTCCCTGTGGCGAGCACGTCTGCCCCCTTCCTGGTGGTGTCACTGAGGCCGTTTCTGTCGGTCCTGCATTTCCTCTGGCTCAGCGTTAACCAGGCTGCCTGAGAGAACCTGTGTCTGCCTGTGTGTGCACAGACCCCTTCCAGGAGGGCTGTGTGCTCTCCGCTGCCTCCCTGGAAGCCACCTGTGAGCGCTGGGCTCAGCTGGATCCCGCATTGCCCATCCCAGCTGTTCACCCAACAGTTTCTTCTACCCATGATGCTTTGCACTGAGCTGAGCGTGACAGTAAGGGCCAGGGGTCTGCACTGTGgcttgtctgtctgtcttcacTGAGGTACCATTCCTATGCAGTGCAATGACAACCCTCCAGGTCGCAGTCTGACCCATTTTGATAAATGTGCACAACTCTGTGTACAGCCTCCACCCTGTGTGCCATCTGGAATGTTTCCCTCCTTTCTCCCGAGGATGGCTGATGGTCTGCTgtccccatcagttcagttcagttcagtctctcagtcgtgtccgactcttcgcagccccatggactgtggcacaccaggcctccctgtctatcaccaactcctagagtttacctaagctcatgtccatcgagtcggtgatgccatccaactatctcatcctctgtcgtccccttctcctcccaccttcaatctttcccagcatcagggtcttttcaaatgagtcagttccttggagcaggtggccaaagtattggcgtttcagcttcagcatctgtccttccaataaatattcaggactaatttccttaaggatggactggttagatctctttgcagtccaagggactctcaggagtcttctccaacaccacagttcaaaaggatccattcttccatgctcagattcctttatagtccaactctcatagccatacatgactactggaaaaaccatggcctgcCTGCCACTGGCCAGCTGCTGGGCACCCTCAGAGCCCCTGAAGCTCCCCTTCTGTCCTTTGCTGGCGGCAGGAACTCCCCTCCCTTCAGCCCCGCTGGAGTACAGGTCCTGTcgcccctcctcttccttccttcttttgtcCTGCCTGGTCATGTGGGATCCTTTTAGGTGTCTGAGGTCCTGGCTGGTTcagcaggtgctctgtgacaacccttCCATTTGCACGTGTGTTGCTGATGCGTTTGTGGGGAGAGATGGACTCcacgtcctcctcctcctccaccacctgCTGCTCTGAGGCTGTTTCCCCTGCGCTCACCAGGAGGGCTGGAGCTGCTGCTGGGACGTTAAACTTTAGAAGTTGTCACTGAACGTCTACCAGAGCGACTGTACCAGCTCACAGCCCACCACCAGGTGTGAGGGCTCCGGTCACTTCATGCCGCCCCAGCCCTGGGCACCAGCCCTTCCTTTCTGGGTTACCTGGGCCGCTGGGCGTGTGTTAGCATCCCGTGTTCCCCGTGGCCAGTGGGGGGGACGAGCTGTGTTTACGGGCATTGATGATTCTGTGCTGTGAAGCACCTGCCCTCTGCCCACATTTTCTGCCTCCTTGTTTTAATaattcctgggcttccttggctgctcagtggtaaagaatctgcctgctaatgcaagagacatgaatttgattcctaggtcaggaaggtctcctgaagaaggaaacagccaatccattcccgtattcttgcctgggaaatcccatggacccatggggtcgccaagagtcagacatgactgagcacatacaaatttccttttaatttgaagattttttttttaaatgatgaaccCTGTTTCTTCTAAATCGAGGGTAGTAGGAAAGCAACCATATTTTTAAGCCGATAGGTTGGCGCCCTCTGGGTTCCATGTTCTCTGACACCTGGTGAGCTGGGCTGTGGGAACATCTCGCTCATGCCTGGGTGGAGGGCAGCAGGACTGGGGCCCTTGGCAGCCCCAACCTCCCGAGCAGCCCGGCACTCTGCCCTCATTGCTCCCAGTGGCTCCTGCAGGGACAGAGCCGCTTTGctggcctccccaccccctgcaggcAGGCCCCGCACACTCCATGGCCAGTCGGCTGCATCGCTTACAAAGGGCAGGTGGAACCTCTCTTCCTCATGGCCCCTGGGTTCCTGAGACTAAACGCGAGGACAGAGGGCCAGGAATGCAGCAATATCTGAGACACAGGAAGGCCTGTGTTCACACAGTCTCTCAGATGCCAGGGATGGAAGCTAAACAGGCTAAACCAAGCAGGTAAGTTTATAGAGCTGGGAGGTCCAGGCACAGCTGGATCCGAGAGAGTGCCTGCTGTTGGCGCCTGCTTCAGTGGGCGCTTCCCCGCTGGGCGGCGGGGACGCCGGGACCTGGAAGCACAGATCGGCCCTGGTTCTCTAATGGGACCTCTCCCTCCCCAGCGTCCAAGAATGTTCCTGACCAGCCAGCGAATCCTTTCCACATGTCTGGGGACGTGGACTTCTTCTTGCTCAGAGAACAGGAGCGGAACAAGTCTCTCTTGGTGAGTATCTGGGGGGAGCCTGCCCGCCTCGGCCAGAGCACTGGTCCCCCGCACACTCACTCTAAGACAGTCGATGGCTCACACTGCCTATGAGGGCGCCTCGACTTCGCCTGGCCCCaggtctctcctcctcctctcgtACCAGCGCCACCACTGCCATTCCTGGGCTCTCGTCAGGGGGGCCCCCAGGGAGTGTCTGTCCCAGAGCTTTAGCCAGCGTGCCTTATCTTCTGTGGAACCTGGTGTAGACGCCATCCCCTCCCGACACCCTCTCTGACCCCCAGGCCCTTGGGAGACCCCCCACATGCTCTAACCTTGCACAGTCCCCTCTCACTGGACTTCTTGGGGGCcagacatgtgcacacacatgtgcacacacacagctgtgTCTCTGCAGAGCTCAGGAGTCTCAGGATCAGCCCTGTCCCCCAGCACACTCTGTGTCTGCACGCCAGCAGTCTCTTGCACCCCCATGTGCCCAGCTAGTCCACCCCTCCACTGCCCTGCAGCCAGGCTGAGGGGACTCACCCAGTGGGCCAGAGGCACAGGCGTGGCCAGTGTCCTAGGCTCTCTCAGGGGCTGCCTGCATTTCCCCAGCTCAGGGCTCAGCCTCTGAGATTCCTCAGGCAGCGGTTCCCTCTGCCACCCCGACCAGGACCAAGGACACTTGGGGACAGGTAGGGCCTCCGGCTCCACCCCAGACCTGATCAGGAGTCCACGGGGTGCCAGTCATGCTCCCACCTCCTGCCTGGATGGAGAGGCGACAGACCCTGAGCCAGTCTGCAAGGTGCTTGAGCAGTGCAcccacacacgcatgcacacacatgcacacgcatgcacTGTCATGCTTACACTCTTAAACAAGACGTGTGCACACCCCGCACatgagtgtacacacacatacgtgcacacacatgcacacacgcacacacactgtaCACTCACGTTCACGCAAACACACACGCTCACCCATGCACATGCATACACAGGTGTACACTCACATTcacgcacacacacccatacacgcacacatgtgcacacacacgtgtacactcacattcacacacacacccatacacgcacacatgcgcacacacatgtgtacactcACGTTCACGCAGACACACGCTCAcccatgcacatgcacacagacgtgtacacacattcacacacagacacacacccatacacgcacacatgtgcacacacacgtgtacactcaCATTCACACACAGAACACACCCATGcatgtacacatgtgcacactcatgcatagacacacacatacatgctcacccatgcacatgcacacacatgtgtacactcACACATTCACGCACAGAACCCATACATGCACACCCACGcagatgcacacacacgtgcacactcacgcacagacacactcacacacttatacatgcacacactcacccCCCCTCTCACCCCCGACACACCCAGCCTGGACCGGCCTCAGGGACCCTCTGCCTTCCTTCAGGGTCCTCCTGccccccagcacagccccaaCCTCCTCACACTGAGGAGCCTCCCAGTGCCTTCAGACTGCAGACCTTTTCCGACTGGAATCCTCTCAGGTGGCACTTTCCCAGTTTTATTGCACCAGGACACACAAATCAGGGCCCGCCACACATTAGAGGGGAACAGGCGTTGCCACTGGCAGGACCAGTGGGTGTCGGATTTGACCAGGGGAAGCCACATGCAGGCTCGAGCCAGCAACATCCTCAGGGCCTGGGCAGCAGGAGGGGTGGGTGGTAGGCCACCAGGAAGAAAGCCGCCCCTGCCGTCCTGAGACCCCTCCTAAGTGAAGGGCAGATCCCCAGTGACCCCCAGCCCCAGGTCACCCCCAGTAAGTAATGAGCTTCCTTATCAAACTTGGAAGCTCTGAGAATccagcttctctgagccttggtttgtCAGATTTAGAAATCACAGCCCAAGACACTCGGCTTAAGTGTGACCTTCGGATAGATGAGGCAGGGAGTGTGTCCCTGCACCCCGACTGGAATCACATCCGACCAGGGTTCCCCAGCTCCTCTGGCGCCCTGCCTGCCCGCACCGCTTTCTCCACTGGGAGATGCTCCTCACCCCGGGCGCTTCCCCCCCTGCACAGAGCACGCGCACGGGCCCCCACACCCCTCCAAGTGTGCGCCTCCGCCTGTGCGTGTCGCCTAAAGCTCCGCAACCCTGACAGAACAGGCAGCAGGGAGGGGCCGGTGCGTCTGTCCCCACCCAACCCTGCCCTCCGCTCGCCTCCCGCAGGACCGTGAGCAGAAGAAGCAGCTGCAGGTGCATGAGAAGATGACCTACTCGTCTAAGGTGTCTGCCAAGCACACCAGCCTGCGCCGCGAGCTGCAGCTGGAGGACGAGACACAGGACCAGGAGGAGCGGGCTGAGCAGCTGCGTAGCTTCCATGAGCAGGTGGCCTGGAAGCTCGCCATGACCCGAGGTGCACCCCGTCCCTCGCTCTGTCTCCCCGCCCTGCGGTCCCCAGCCCCAGTCCCCAGTCCTGGTCCCCAGGCCCACCTTGGCCCTTCCTGTACGAGCAGTGCTTTTAACAGGCTTGAGCCATGCAGGgttgtggtgtggtgtgtgtgtgtgtgtggggggagtggCAACGGGTCTTCTTTATGCCTGATCTCTGCCTCCCAGGCCACAAAAATCAGTTCCAGATGGACTGCCAAGCTAGCAGCCTTTAAACCCTGGTGTTGTGTGCAGTTGGACTGCTGACCCGCACCGCGAGTGCGGGCTTCACTGTGTATCAGATACAGGCATCTCGCTTGGTTTGTCTGTCCTGGGCAAGTCAGCTTCGTCCTGCTGCTGCCTCTTCTGCTGATAACTAGCCTCGTGGGTCCTGGGATTCAGTGTCTTCACTCACTGCATGTAGTGAGTAGGAGCTGTGTGTGTGAGCTGTTGTTATGTTTGTCACCCGGTAAGAAGTctgaagggctttcctggtggctcagatagtaaagaatctgcctgtgacacaggaggcccgggtttgattcctgggttggaaacatcccctggagggaggcaaggcaacccactcctgtagtcttgcctggagaatcccatggacagatgagcctggtgggtgggctacagtccatggggtcacagagtcagacacgactgagggacaaaACAAGGAAGTCTGAATTACTAAGCATATGTATCAGTGTTCTACCAATGAAGTGTAGACCAATAAGCCTGAAAGAACCAGTTGAGGTCAGAGTCCTGGACCCCTGGGCTATATGAATGTGAacgtgaagccgctcagtcgtgtccgactctttgtgaccccatggactgtagcccagcaggctcctctgtctataggattttccaggcaatagtacttgagtggattaccatttccttttccgaaggatcttcccaacccagggatcgaacctgggtcttccgtattgtagacagacactttaccatctgagccaccagggattcctgGGCCCCTTGGGCTCTATGGGCCCTGAATGTGAGCATGGAGAGACTGCAGCCCCCGCCCCCGACACCGAGGCTTGTTATGTGGGGGGAAGCCCCGAATATCTCTGACGTGTCGAGTGTGGAGCTCTGCCTGTGTCTTTTCTTTGCCGCCGCTGCCTGTTATTGCTAAAACCCAGGAGTAGCAGGGGGCATTCAAGTGGGCAAGACTGGACCCAGCAGGTCTGACTTCCTTGAGGAGTTCAGGATGGCCAGGCCAGGCGTCTCGACTTAAAACAGGCCTCCTGGACCGCAGCATGTCCTTCTGGAAAGGAGCGGGTTTGAGGGACAAGGCCGAGAGCCCACAGTTGCATCCACAGCGGGGGTGCCCCAGCCCGTGCTCTCAGAAAGGCCGGGAAGGAGGCCCCGTGGGCCTTGACCCCCACTGCGATGCCTCGCTGCTTGCACTCCAGAAGGCGGCCCTGATGcccaccccagctccctcccACCTGGCTGAACCCTGCCAGGGTGGACATAGCCTCTGGAGGCTTGTGAGTGTGCTCAGATGcgcggttgtgtccgactctttgtgaccctgtagactgtggcccgccaggctcctctgtccatgggatttcccagcaagaacactggagtgggttgccatttccttctccaggggatcttcccaacccagggatcgcacctgtgtctcttgcatctcctgccttggcggtggattctttacactagaggcacctgggaagctttgCCGGAGGCGTAGGGTGCCCCAACCAGAGACCTTGCTGCCTtgttttctctctccccaccccatcctgttACTGTCCTGGCCAGTAGGCCTTTCATCATGACATCCAGCCAGGTGAAACTTCCAGGGTGGGGTGTCCAGAGCCTCATTCTAGGGAGAAGGGTGCTACAAGCAAGAGCAACTCCAAGGAAGGACTTCCCACCTGGCCAGACTCCAGCCGTGGAGACTGCTCTGTATCTGCACAGCCTGGAGGCAGAGCTTGCTCCGTTGTAGTCCCTGTTGTGGCCCAGGCCTCAGGGCGGGCGTAGCGTACCACCTGGCTCACGGGTCCCTGGCCACCACCTGGAAGGGGTGCTCCCACTGCCCGCCCACCCCCAGATGCCTCGTGCCTTTCGCTGCAGAAAAGAAGCTGGAGCCCAGCAACATCAACAGCTATGTGGACCAGAACCGGCAGATGTTTCTCATCCAGGTAGGCCGGCTGCCCCATGGGCCCCGCGCCCTGTCCCTGTGGGGCCCGCATGACACCGTTCCCACCCTCAGTACGCCCTGGATATGAAGAGGAGCGAGATCCAGCGCCTGGAGAGGCTGGCGGCCCAGGAGGAAGCCGAGCTGGAGCGGGCGGAGAAGTTCCTGGAGAAGGACGCAGCCCTGTTCGATGAGTTTCTCAGGGAGAACGACCGCAGCTCCGTGCAGGCGCTGAGAACGTGCGCCCCCGCCTGGGCCTGGCCCAGGCCTGCACGCCTACCACTCCCCCATCCCACCTGCAGTGGCTGTGGACAGACCCTTGCCCTCAGTTCAGGCCCCTGCTTGGCAGCTCCACCGCCTGCACCCCAGACCGAAGGCAGCGTGGACGCTCCCCTGAGccccttctcttctgcctcctccccCAGGGCTGACAAAGAGTCCAAAGCCAAGATGGAAAAGATCCTGGAGATTCGTGAGCTGACCACCCAGATCATGAACATCAAGAGGTGAGTTCACGGGGCATACTGGCCCCGCCCTGTCTCCCGGAGCCCAGGGAGCTCCATGTGGCACACTGCTCTGCACCCCGATCACGTCCAGGAGCCCCAGCCTTGCGGGTGGCCGAGGCCAGGACACGGGGCTGGGCTCACCCCGAGGCCCTTCTGCCCTGGGAGTGGCGGTGACCTGGGGAACTGAGCTGTGCTGCTCCGCAGGCTGGCCCTCTCGCCCACGTGCAGGGTCCGGGTTGCCTCCCCTCCAAGGGGCCCAGGGGCGGAGCCTGACCTCGCCCGTCCCCTCCTGGGTGCAGTGAAATCTCCAAGTTTGAGGACATGCTGCAGCAGTACAAGGTCTACAAGGACTTCCTGTACAAGCTGTCGCCCAGGGAGTGGCtggaggagcaggagaagaagcgcTCTGCTCTCGGACAGGCCAAGGAGGTGGTGGAGGCCTTCAAGGAGAGCCTGCTGCTGTCCTCGGTGGGGGACAAAGGTAGCAGGGAGGGGCGGGTGCACCTGTGTGCTGGCcagccctccccatcccccagagccccccagccctccccatcccccagagCCCTGCAACCCCCACTGCTCAGCCCACAGACTCTGGGAGGTTGGCCAGCTCTCCAAGCAGTCCTGCTGCTTGGGGAGACCCCAGGCAAGTTTCTGGGACCCTGAGCCTCTCCTGGCTTCCCACAGGACTGGAGACCAAGGGCAAGCTGAGCTCCAGAGGTATGTGGCTGTCCCTGGCTGGAGGAGCCCCtctctgggtggggggtgggcaggtggACAGCCCCCTCTGCTTCCCCCAGAGGGGCAGAGCCCCAGGAGGCCTGCCAAGCTCCTGCAAGTGATGCGGCTGCACCAGGCACTGTCCACCACTGCCAGCCAGCAGCAGGGCACCCTGCCCAGCGTGCCCAGTGGGGTGGAGTCCAAAAGGTGAGTGggcgtggggagggggtggtggaggAGACTGGCCTGCTGGGGAGCAGCCCCCAGTGGCGCCAGCTTGGGGTGCCTGGAACAGGGGAGAGGCTGAGGAAGGGCCATGTCCAGCCTGGAGGGTCTAGAGTTAAACATAAACCTGAAAATTGAGGTGTTTCCTGAGTAGACACGTTCGTGTGACTTGGTGAACTTCAGCTTGGGGTGGCCCACGTGGGTGCCACTGGGACAGTCGAAGGTGCATGGAGGAGGCAGCTAGGGGGATGCTTGTGAGAGGACCCACCTGCCTGGACCCTCAGAGTCCAGAGTGCCGGCCGGGGGCTGGCAGAGCCCCTGACCCTTGAAAGGGAAGCAAGAAATCTGGACTTTCTTGTAAAATATCCCAAATTTAATTGTGGCagttattttcaagttttatgcAAAACACGGTAAGGGACAAACCAACCGACCAGATCCAGCCCCAGTGACTCACCCCTTAGCCCTGCAACACCCCCTCGGGGACCACCGAGTCGCCCTGGGACCTGTCCTGAATGTCTTCCTGTGATTCCCAGacacctctgcccccacccccgccacatgCCGTGATGACTGCCCACAGGACACGCCTGCCCCACCGCCGCCTCCGGGGCCCCCCGCTCCTCCAGTGCAGTCACTGTGTACCCCAGCCTCTCTGGGCGGGCTCCCCATGAGGTGCGGAGGAGCAAGGGCGCCTGGAAGCCAGGCAGGGCTGCACCCTCACTTTGCCTCGAGTCCCTGGACCCCAGGGAGGCCAGGAAGTTTCAGCAGGGCGCCGACCCGATCGGACCTGGGTCTTGTGCCTTCTTCTCTGATTCTGTGGTGCACTTGGAGGTTAGCTCTGGTCCCTGGC from Capricornis sumatraensis isolate serow.1 chromosome 10, serow.2, whole genome shotgun sequence includes these protein-coding regions:
- the CFAP100 gene encoding cilia- and flagella-associated protein 100 isoform X1, yielding MSENLPAVVSKSVTFNKHGPESMDNSSSVTEEKKKRAKKGKASKNVPDQPANPFHMSGDVDFFLLREQERNKSLLDREQKKQLQVHEKMTYSSKVSAKHTSLRRELQLEDETQDQEERAEQLRSFHEQVAWKLAMTREKKLEPSNINSYVDQNRQMFLIQYALDMKRSEIQRLERLAAQEEAELERAEKFLEKDAALFDEFLRENDRSSVQALRTADKESKAKMEKILEIRELTTQIMNIKSEISKFEDMLQQYKVYKDFLYKLSPREWLEEQEKKRSALGQAKEVVEAFKESLLLSSVGDKGLETKGKLSSREGQSPRRPAKLLQVMRLHQALSTTASQQQGTLPSVPSGVESKRSSPTLPVQDDLDSDDGEELELYFTDPQQLLDIFTKLEEQNLSLVQNTQEMEEALEELSFTLKNTQTRMDREVNQLKQWTTTLMTSITKEEETAAELELKARVFHFGEFKGDQEDKLLESLNCKVLDVYRHCVGGQQESSLGTVQMLATIEHQLDELLENLERVPPARIEQAEKAKEKERRLRLREEKAKLQKQLQEERLLRAQARAQAEVKKKRGRRLVCRSRPPALKTKEQSKHELMDKDREEQLFFFT
- the CFAP100 gene encoding cilia- and flagella-associated protein 100 isoform X2, with product MSENLPAVVSKSVTFNKHGPESMDNSSSVTEEKKKRAKKGKASKNVPDQPANPFHMSGDVDFFLLREQERNKSLLDREQKKQLQVHEKMTYSSKVSAKHTSLRRELQLEDETQDQEERAEQLRSFHEQVAWKLAMTREKKLEPSNINSYVDQNRQMFLIQYALDMKRSEIQRLERLAAQEEAELERAEKFLEKDAALFDEFLRENDRSSVQALRTADKESKAKMEKILEIRELTTQIMNIKSEISKFEDMLQQYKVYKDFLYKLSPREWLEEQEKKRSALGQAKEVVEAFKESLLLSSVGDKGLETKGKLSSREGQSPRRPAKLLQVMRLHQALSTTASQQQGTLPSVPSGVESKRSSPTLPVQDDLDIFTKLEEQNLSLVQNTQEMEEALEELSFTLKNTQTRMDREVNQLKQWTTTLMTSITKEEETAAELELKARVFHFGEFKGDQEDKLLESLNCKVLDVYRHCVGGQQESSLGTVQMLATIEHQLDELLENLERVPPARIEQAEKAKEKERRLRLREEKAKLQKQLQEERLLRAQARAQAEVKKKRGRRLVCRSRPPALKTKEQSKHELMDKDREEQLFFFT
- the CFAP100 gene encoding cilia- and flagella-associated protein 100 isoform X3 encodes the protein MSGDVDFFLLREQERNKSLLDREQKKQLQVHEKMTYSSKVSAKHTSLRRELQLEDETQDQEERAEQLRSFHEQVAWKLAMTREKKLEPSNINSYVDQNRQMFLIQYALDMKRSEIQRLERLAAQEEAELERAEKFLEKDAALFDEFLRENDRSSVQALRTADKESKAKMEKILEIRELTTQIMNIKSEISKFEDMLQQYKVYKDFLYKLSPREWLEEQEKKRSALGQAKEVVEAFKESLLLSSVGDKGLETKGKLSSREGQSPRRPAKLLQVMRLHQALSTTASQQQGTLPSVPSGVESKRSSPTLPVQDDLDSDDGEELELYFTDPQQLLDIFTKLEEQNLSLVQNTQEMEEALEELSFTLKNTQTRMDREVNQLKQWTTTLMTSITKEEETAAELELKARVFHFGEFKGDQEDKLLESLNCKVLDVYRHCVGGQQESSLGTVQMLATIEHQLDELLENLERVPPARIEQAEKAKEKERRLRLREEKAKLQKQLQEERLLRAQARAQAEVKKKRGRRLVCRSRPPALKTKEQSKHELMDKDREEQLFFFT